One genomic segment of Capricornis sumatraensis isolate serow.1 chromosome 6, serow.2, whole genome shotgun sequence includes these proteins:
- the LOC138080800 gene encoding E3 ubiquitin-protein ligase Topors-like — MPLDFSSDCECPNCLENIQNGASWNPCSTNSDESLHSRQRNKSMPSSSMQCFPSQGCSTRPEEDTKEDSVFLPSEEESYLVTSENNDLGMKLEGLTKKIRPLRELTVQELLREFGDSRKFQPNSVSLGHFRDQVVMKFRRALYYSGIWVAYVQGYRFEKHLSANYFKRNPGCLHRLAPWLKRELTAVYGDYGYTVKNILSTILHHMTKYDLDSDSFINLLEPYLQQHTHHFLHEFISFVHSPYNMETYDQRAIYQFPTVSPWVEKRSVASAPVLPLPKDQAVLAPRHDIKQSKNTQGQWNNEQRPLSGMKAFPSGNSCLKKPEVPLLHHNTGSKIRAWLKDKSEPGDVKVTPSTNSMLLNWTILREKGPGSLNCKKNVKERKAERIKLFPGHAQDMGKSETTARTFSSSAILNQRHPWKNSLREKKALNVGQQINFQKKEAEKNKCSDSSPRTFQRRLSRERSLINCKSRKRDPSWSCISETAISSKRDGRMRNSFRKKRMKYRQPFRFAEVGSHCSRGIQRQSRSSTQRSKSWCGALTNRSISRESSNPSLRGSHRSERFTQNICCELSKEKKARAYESDYGRLSSATIQNMKFHSNAGKRPKCPLKSKDSSQAGSHCNSPTCLQSQKLTSPSKQEMNHKKTFPSAKTRTVRHRRNKYHCPDTQTTEEVSDEMGDLNDLRQKSNLSECVPSCKRQMRKEKENPSLQKHHQAKSEQKGDKQSETQRCKSF; from the coding sequence ATGCCATTAGATTTCTCATCTGACTGTGAGTGTCCCAACTGCTTGGAGAATATACAGAATGGGGCCAGTTGGAACCCCTGTTCCACGAACAGTGATGAATCTTTACAttcaagacaaagaaataaatctaTGCCTTCATCCAGCATGCAGTGCTTTCCTTCCCAGGGTTGTTCCACCAGGCCAGAGGAAGACACCAAAGAAGACTCAGTGTTCCTTCCCTCGGAAGAAGAAAGCTACTTAGTGACTTCTGAAAACAATGATCTTGGCATGAAACTTGAGGGCCTTACAAAGAAAATCAGGCCATTGAGAGAGCTGACTGTCCAGGAGTTGCTGAGAGAGTTTGGGGACAGCAGGAAGTTCCAACCAAACTCCGTGTCTCTGGGTCACTTTAGAGACCAGGTGGTAATGAAGTTCAGAAGAGCTCTGTATTATTCTGGCATTTGGGTGGCATATGTCCAAGGCTACAGATTTGAAAAGCACTTATCAGCTAATTATTTCAAGAGAAACCCTGGTTGTTTACATCGGCTGGCTCCCTGGCTGAAACGAGAACTAACAGCTGTTTATGGAGATTATGGCTACACAGTGAAGAATATTCTGTCCACCATTCTCCATCACATGACAAAATATGATCTAGACAGTGACTCCTTCATTAACCTCCTAGAACCTTATCTCCAACAACACACGCACCATTTTCTACATGAATTTATCAGTTTTGTTCATTCACCTTACAACATGGAGACTTATGACCAACGAGCCATCTATCAATTTCCTACTGTTTCACCTTGGGTAGAAAAAAGGTCTGTTGCATCAGCTCCTGTTTTGCCTTTGCCTAAGGATCAGGCTGTACTGGCACCTCGACATGATATAAAACAGTCTAAAAACACCCAGGGCCAATGGAATAATGAGCAGAGGCCTCTGTCAGGCATGAAAGCATTTCCCAGTGGTAACTCTTGCTTGAAGAAACCTGAAGTCCCACTACTCCATCATAACACAGGAAGCAAAATCCGTGCTTGGCTCAAAGACAAATCAGAACCAGGTGATGTCAAGGTCACACCTTCTACCAATAGCATGCTCCTGAACTGGACTATACTAAGGGAAAAGGGCCCAGGCTCACTGAATtgcaaaaaaaatgttaaagagagGAAGGCAGAAAGGATAAAGTTGTTTCCAGGTCATGCCCAGGATATGGGAAAGAGTGAAACAACTGCACGCACCTTCAGTTCCTCAGCAATTTTGAATCAGAGGCATCCATGGAAGAACAGCCTAAGAGAAAAAAAGGCTTTGAACGTTGGCCAACAGATCAATTTCcagaaaaaagaagcagaaaaaaacaaatgttcagACTCTTCACCAAGGACCTTTCAAAGAAGATTATCCAGAGAAAGATCCTTGATAAATTGCAAATCAAGAAAGAGGGACCCCTCCTGGAGCTGCATTTCAGAAActgccatttcttctaagagagaTGGGAGGATGCGGAACTCTTTCAGAAAAAAGAGGATGAAGTACAGACAACCCTTCCGATTTGCAGAAGTTGGTTCACACTGCAGCAGGGGAATCCAAAGACAATCAAGGTCCAGTACTCAAAGATCTAAATCCTGGTGTGGTGCACTTACAAATAGATCTATAAGCAGAGAATCAAGTAATCCCTCTCTGAGAGGAAGCCACAGAAGTGAACGCTTCACCCAGAATATATGCTGTGAGCTCTCAAAAGAAAAGAAGGCACGTGCCTATGAATCAGACTATGGGAGGCTGTCTTCAGCCACCATCCAAAACATGAAGTTTCATTCAAATGCTGGGAAGAGACCCAAGTGTCCTTTGAAAAGTAAAGATTCTTCCCAAGCTGGAAGCCACTGTAACAGTCCCACTTGTCTACAGAGTCAGAAACTCACATCCCCAAGTAAGCAAGAAATGAATCACAAAAAAACATTTCCTAGCGCTAAAACCAGAACAGTTAGGCACAGGAGAAACAAGTATCATTGTCCAGATACACAAACCACAGAGGAAGTCAGTGATGAAATGGGGGATCTGAATGACCTGAGGCAAAAGAGTAATCTTTCTGAGTGTGTACCTTCCTGCAAGAggcaaatgagaaaggaaaaggagaatccAAGCCTTCAGAAACATCACCAGGCCAAAAGTGAGCAGAAAGGAGACAAACAATCAGAAACACAGAGGTGCAAATCATTTTGA